In Fusobacterium massiliense, the genomic stretch ATCATAATCACTTCCAGTTATATCATTTACAAATCTTCTAAAAATAGTTTTTTTAAATAATATTGGTGGTATTTTAGTTCTTGGTCTTATTATTTTTCCATCTGTATCAATAATTTCTATTTCTCCTATATCTAATATATATTCATTATACTCTGTATTTGTTATTTCTATTGGTAAATCATAGAAATAATTATTATCAGAATATTCTCTTATTTTTTCTTTAGGCATTATGTATTCTTTTCCATTTACTGTCATTTTAAAGTCATTATAAAATTTTATTTTATAATTTTCACCACCTCCTTTAAGAGCAAATATTTGCTCATCGTCTATAAATCGAATTTCATATTTATTATTTATTATATCATTCATTTTATCTATATCTTCTTTAGGTATTCCCATTCTATTTATCTTACCATCCTCTATTATTGCATAAGCATCTATATAGGTTCCAGTTAAAAAATGTGGTTTAAATCCCCAAAAACTATTGCTATTACTAGAACAAGCACTAGTAGTTATAACTAAAATAATCGAAATTATAAGTTTAAAACTATTTTTTATCATTTTTATCAGCTCCTCTATTGATGAATTTCCAATTGAAACATTGAAACCATTATGTCTTGATTTCTCTTCATCTTGTAAACTTTCAAGATGTAAATTTGCTACATTTATATTTACATCATTGCCTATAATATTTCCACCTTTTATAGAAAAATCTTGTCCTTTAACTTTAATATCTTAATAAGTATCCTAAGAAAATCTTTTAGGATACATATAAAAAATTAATTATTTCTTTAGATTCTTGTATTCTTTATATTCTTCTATTGTTCCATTAAATAATATTTTTGTTCGTGCTCCTGCATTTATTGTATCCAAAATTACACTATATTTTTCTACATAGACATTTTTTTTAAATGAAAGGGGAGGTATATCTATTATTGTTCCATCATCTAATTGGACTTTTCCTATATATGCTTTAAAATCATCTGTTATTACTACTCCTTGCTTATATAAGAATATATTTCCATCATCATCAGGATTATTTTTTAATATGTATTCTTTATTTTTATTATCAATTATTTTTATAGTTGAAGATAATATTTTAACATCATGAGGAGTATTAACATTACTTCTAACATCTGATACCCCTATATATTTAATTGGGGAATTTTCATCTTCATGATTTATCAATTCTGCTGATATAGAAAGTTTATCAATTCCATAACTACTAATTGGATAATAACTATACACATGTAATATACATGATGTAAAAACTAATAAAGACACTAAGCTTATAAATATTTTTTTCATTATTTACCTCCATACCTTCTTTCTTGAACTCTTTTATCTTCCCATCTTTCTATTATACTTCTCATATCTTTTCCATCCATTTCACCTATTTTATAATTATAATTTGGTACTGCTATCTTTTCTTCTTTACCCTTTATTGTTTTTCTTTCATATATACCCAAACTTTCATCCCATCTATAATGCTCATCATTATATCCAATATTATCATGTTTATGACCATCTGTATTTATTTGCATTCCTTGAGCTGCTATGGATGATACCCAGTCTCCTATGTTTCTCATATAATATAATTGTGCTCCTGTATCTAGTCCTTTCATCCTTTTATCTAATTTTCCATAACCTAGTGCTGTTATTGCTATTCCTTTTATACCTATAACTCCTAGATTTTTTTTGGCTATTTCTTTTCCTTCATCTGTATCTAAGAAATGTATCATTGCTGCTGCTCCATATATTGAGCCTTGGCTATGCCAATTCATCGTATTTAATTCTTTAACAAGTAGCCTAAGAAAACTCTTAGACTACCTATAAAAAATTAATTATTTCTTTTGTTTCTTATAATCTTCAACTGTTCCACTAAATATTTCTTTTCTTGGAATACCTTTACTAAAAGCATCATCTAATCCACTATATTTTTCTATTTTTATATTTTTTTCAAATTTTAATGGCGGAATATCTATTATTTTTCCATTATCTAGTTCAACTTTTCCTATATACATAGTAAAATCATTATTTATCTTAATATTTTGTTCTAATAAACTAATTGTATACCTATATTTTCTATCTACATTTACAATATACTCTTTATTATTATATATAACTTTTACAGTTGGAGACAGTATTTTTACATAATGTTTATTCATTCCACTATTTTTTTTATCGTAAACTGATATATGTTTAATCAATGATTTTTCATCAAGAGATTTTTCTAAATAGGTACTAATATATACATATTCTTTATAATCTGCATTTATATTATTTAATGGTTTAGGATAATAAGAATATTGTATTACTGTACATCCTGTTAATATAAATAATAAAATTATTAATAATTTTTTTTTCATTTATTTACCTTCCATTACTTTTTCTTGAGTTCTTTTATCTCTCGTTCTTTCTATTATACTTCTTTGATCTTTTCCATCCATCATCCTCATTTGATAATTATGTATTGGTACATCATTTGTTTCATATATACCTGTTTTTTCATCGTAATTGAAGTGACTGATATTATATCTGTTATTATCATGTCCTGTTTCGTTTGTATTAGCTGGCATCCCCCATGCTGCAAAAAATGATACTGGTTCTTTTTGATTTCTCATATAGAATAGGTCTATATTTGAATTTAACCCATGTAGTAAATTTCCTAATTTTGTATAACCTATCTTTGTTATTGCCATTCCTTTTAAACCTAATTTTTCTACATTATTGGCTAGTAGAGATCTTCCTTCTGGATCTTTTCCCATATGTAAAAATGTTGCTGTTCCATTTATTGAAGATTGACTATGCCAATTATTATTTGCTAGTAATTCTGGATGTGCTCTATATATATTTTCCATACTTCTTGCTCCCCAATTTTGATTTCCTAGTAAATCTCCTAATTTTGTTACCAATGTTTCTGTTGTATCCATTATCGCTCCTGCACTCTTATTACGAATTACTAACATCTTTATTGTCTCTCCTCTTCTTAATGCTGCATCTTCATCTGGAGTAAATGTTGCAGCTGCAGCTCCTGCAATTGCCTCACTTGGACTATTAAATACTCCATTCGCAGGCAATGGCTTGATTCTTAAATTTTTATCTATTTTGTCATTAGGTCCTACAATTTTAGTTTTACTATCTACTAACAATGCTCCTTTTCTATCAAGTAATGGCTTTCCATTTTTATCCATTACTACTGTTAATTCAGCATATACTAGTTCTTGTTCTCCATCAACATAACGTTTCTTAGATGACTGTAATTGACCCGCAATTCCTCCTGTATATTCTTTTGTTGGTACTATTCCCAAAATTCCATTTTTTAAATCATGATCTAATACTTTTTCAATCTCAAACATAATGTTTGAAACTCCTTGACCTAGTTTATTCTTCAAATCATACTTTCCACCAGTCATCTTGTCTAAATCACTACCTAGACTTTTTCCATATTCTCCCATTATATCTGATACATCACTCCATTTTCTCCTATTATCTTTATATTCAATTCCAATTGTTCCAACATTTATATCTTTAGTTACTATTTGAGCCTTACTTTCATCTCTATTGATATTTGGATTAACTGTTTCTCCACCAACTATTACTGTTCCTGCTCCTATTGTAGCTCTATTTATTTGTTCTCTATCTGTTGCTCCATAGTTTGCTCCAATAGACTTTGATATATTCCATTCAGCTTTATCATTTTTACTAAATGAAGCACTTCCATTAATACCAAAGTTATATCCTTTATCCTTATCATAAATATCTGAATATTCTAATTCAGCTGTTCTTAATATGGTATTTCCTCCTCCTATTACTGAACCTATTAAATTTGTTTTTTCTCCAACAGTAATATTCGCACTATTCTTTCCAATTATTGAACTTTGTTCATTTACCCATGATTTATCACGATTTCCATATTCCATACCTAAACCAGCTGAATATTCTTTTCCTATTCCTGAAGATGAACTTCCAAATGAAGCATTATACCCTTGATGTTTCGATTTTAATTTATCTTGTAAACTTTCAAGATGTAAATTTGCTACATTTATATTTACATCATTACCTATAATATTAGCTCCTTTAGTAGATAAATCTTTACCTTTAATATCAATATTTTCTCCTATTATTTTACTGTTTCTATAACTTTCTGCCTCTGATTTATCTTTTGTTATATTTGCTCCTATATTAAATTGATCTGTCAATAAGTTATAGCTTCCACTTAATGACTTTGTGCTTTCACTATTTTCTTCAGTAGACTTTCCAGCAGAGATATTAATATTTTTACCTGCATTAATAGAGATATTTTTTGAAATAACATCAACCATTGTTAAGTTCATATCATCTCCACTTTTTAAAGTAAGATTATCCTGAGATATTAGTTTACTTCCAACACTATTAGTTATATTTGAATTTTCTTTTGTATTTATGAAACTTCCACTTAGATATATCCCTGTTTCAGCATTCCCACTTTTAGGTCCATTAGCAATTAAGTTTGCCTCTTCTACTGCCTCTTCATTTCCTGCTAATGCTTCATTTAAATCTTTTCCACTTAATAGTTTTTGCGCTATTTTTGGCATATTTAAAAGTTCTTTTGAATTTTTAACTACATCTAATGAAGATTTTAAAGTTTCTTTTATCCCTTCAGTTTTTACTCCTAGTGCTAATTTTAGTTCAATTTCTTTTGAAGAATAATTTCTCTTAAAAGTATCTTTTTTATCAACTATATTTAATTGCTGACCAGCATTAATTAACATATTTTCACTACTAAAATTACCAGCTTGTATAGTTGTGTCATTTTCACTTTTAATATATAAATCTTTTCCAGCATTAATATTACTTGAAGCAACTGTTGTTTTATGTATTCCTTCTTTTGTTTGACTTCCTTTTATTTTTGCTCCTATTTCAAAATTTAAGCCTTTAAAATCTGCAAATAATGATGTTCTATATTTTGTTTCTTTTTTGTAATTTTCTTCAATATTATCTCCAGCCAATATATTTACATCTTTTTTTGCCAAAATATTAATATCTTCTTTTGAGGCTGTATTTGAAGCAACTATATTTATATTTTTTTCAGATACTAAATTTACTTCTTTTCCTGCTTCTACATTTGAAGATATATTTTTATATTTCAAATTATCTTCTAAACTCATTCTTCCACTTAATTTCATAAATCCTGTTTTAGTTTTTTGATGTACTTCTGATGAGCCTTGTTTTCCACTTATAATATTAATATCTTCTTTAGCTCCTATATTTAATTTATTCTCTGCTAATAGATTACTTCCTACTACTGTAGTATTTTTCTCACTTACAATATTAACATCCTTTCCTATTATTTGTGTTGGGACAAGTTTTTCATCATATTTGATATCTGTACTTGATTCTGAACGACCAAAACCTTTACTCTTACTATGGCTTTCTTTATGTAAAATAGAATCTTTTCCAGCTACTATTGAGATATCTCCCTTAGCTTGTATACTTGCCTCATTAGTTGCAACTATATTTGAACCATTTATCCCTATATCGCCTAATGATGTCAAACTTATATCCTTAGCTTTTAAATTACTTCCTACATTAGTTTTCTTCTCATCTAATACATAATCTTTTCCACCATCTCTTACCTTTTTATCAATAGCTTCAAGATTTCCTATAACTAGATTTTTTCTTGCACCTATTTCTATTTTATCCTGAGCTTTTACATCTGCTCCTGTATTCTCTACATTATTAGCAATAATAGAAATATTATTTCCTACAATATTTCCACTACCTCTAACATCAGTGTAAACATCATGATAATCGTTATCGTGAATTGATAATTTCTTACTATTCTTTATATCTCCATTTTCGCTAAAAATATTAATATCATTTTCTGCTAAAATATTTCCACCAATGTTTTCTATATTTTCCTTTGCTATTAAAGCTACATTATTTCCATAAATTCCTGTATCTGAATATGCTGCATTTTGATAAATATTTTTAGATTTTATTAATACATTATTTTTAGCTATTATTTTTCCACTATTATCTACAATAGAGGCATTATTTACAACAAAATTTCCACCAGCTTTAATAATATTACCTTGTTCTTCAACAATGGATTTTAGAGTATTTTCACTTAAATATAGCTTAGGTATTAAGACTTTTTCTCCATTGACTACTTCTTCCACATACCATAATATATCTGATTTTAAATTATTTATTTGTTCTTTAGATAGCGCTATTCCTAAAGATAAATTCAAATCTTTTTGAGCTGCTATTGCATTATCAAATAGTTTTTTTCTTTCTTCATTTACATTATTGGTCCTATTTTTAAGATATATTAATAAGAAAATTCATTATTTGTTAAATATTTTTTCATATATTTTATCCATTTTTTTAAATTTCTTTTATATTCAGCATATTGTCTTCCAACTTCTTCACTTTCTTTTATTTTCTTAATAAGTTCTTCCTCTCTTTTTGGAGTATTAACTTTTTCTCTTCTTAAAATTTCCAATTCATCTAAATATTTAAAATACTCTTTTCCCCTTCTTTTCAGTTCTTCTAATTTTTGGTTTTTTTGATTAATTATATCTATATGTTCTTTCTTAATATTTTCTTTTGTCCAGATTATTTCATTATCTAAGTTTCTTATTTCATCAGGATAATTATAGATTGATATTTCAATTACTAAACATCCATCCCAATCCTCAAATTCTCCATGTTTCAAATCATCTTCGTCTATTTTACTAAGAACCTTATAGGCAACTGAATCATAACCTATTTCAGGTAAATTAAAAGGTTCTTCATTACTGTAATTACTTTGACTATCTTCAATATATTTTCCTATAATTTCAAATTTTTTCTCTTTCCATATAAATTTTAAAATTTTTTCTTCACATCCCCATAAAAAAATAAATAATTCATCAAAAAATATATC encodes the following:
- a CDS encoding hemagglutinin repeat-containing protein; the encoded protein is MPKIAQKLLSGKDLNEALAGNEEAVEEANLIANGPKSGNAETGIYLSGSFINTKENSNITNSVGSKLISQDNLTLKSGDDMNLTMVDVISKNISINAGKNINISAGKSTEENSESTKSLSGSYNLLTDQFNIGANITKDKSEAESYRNSKIIGENIDIKGKDLSTKGANIIGNDVNINVANLHLESLQDKLKSKHQGYNASFGSSSSGIGKEYSAGLGMEYGNRDKSWVNEQSSIIGKNSANITVGEKTNLIGSVIGGGNTILRTAELEYSDIYDKDKGYNFGINGSASFSKNDKAEWNISKSIGANYGATDREQINRATIGAGTVIVGGETVNPNINRDESKAQIVTKDINVGTIGIEYKDNRRKWSDVSDIMGEYGKSLGSDLDKMTGGKYDLKNKLGQGVSNIMFEIEKVLDHDLKNGILGIVPTKEYTGGIAGQLQSSKKRYVDGEQELVYAELTVVMDKNGKPLLDRKGALLVDSKTKIVGPNDKIDKNLRIKPLPANGVFNSPSEAIAGAAAATFTPDEDAALRRGETIKMLVIRNKSAGAIMDTTETLVTKLGDLLGNQNWGARSMENIYRAHPELLANNNWHSQSSINGTATFLHMGKDPEGRSLLANNVEKLGLKGMAITKIGYTKLGNLLHGLNSNIDLFYMRNQKEPVSFFAAWGMPANTNETGHDNNRYNISHFNYDEKTGIYETNDVPIHNYQMRMMDGKDQRSIIERTRDKRTQEKVMEGK